One Besnoitia besnoiti strain Bb-Ger1 chromosome VIII, whole genome shotgun sequence DNA segment encodes these proteins:
- a CDS encoding formate/nitrite transporter protein (encoded by transcript BESB_083500) produces the protein MVLAASPEAYRKVIEYGIKKTKLRIDRLFLQAIMAGIYVGMAGHACTAIAGGYSTDPSNPLAVSKSTQKFLYASLFPVAFIAIIFTGAELFTGNTMTMLLCLLERRVTYLQLLVNWACSLVGNWLGALFAAYFLSYLPGVLQGPDHLNYLKEVAAHKTGHNFGECFLLAVGCNTYVCLAVWFVIASDDAAGKIMSMWFPIVAFCVAGYEHIIANFYTLQCALMHGVAPGVGLVILKNFIPTLLGNIVGGCGLVGAVYWYNFYPTMCVVQETGQNVPLPENPTSTSAAKQVVADLFNRAGREGSVPGGSPLATPANAGVNSTAGAASTTGPVTTFGGAPGGQPALSGDASGAHNPNSLFLPSANTPNAAVTSGAAPAASSSSGGAWTAVTSGGAAANLVEPSLSIPTTDDCLFVPRASFGGEYHSPPRLGIPGSSRPQKSAVGSGGAVMCRLPSPSLLDQPSASLLRDSSLQNEVTAVELVASSKSPSGLGLTAGESEKDATGDDEQSLQEATAGGVREREESRGLLDDANPTITLSIPCHNYHPHVPEGAGAQGANSPPSAELASGDTQSPSAG, from the exons ATGGTCCTCGCAGCGAGCCCCGAAGCGTACCGAAAGGTTATTGAATATGGGATCAAAAAAACCAAACTGCGGATCGACCGCCTTTTCCTCCAGGCCATCATGGCTGGGATTTACGTCGGCATGGCTGGTCACGCATGCACAGCGATCG CGGGGGGCTACTCGACCGATCCCTCGAACCCGCTAGCGGTCTCCAAGTCGACGCAGAAGTTCCTCTACGCTTCTCTGTTTCCGGTGGCGTTCATCGCCATCATCTTCACTGGAGCTGAGTTGTTTACGGGGAACACAATGACGATGCTCCTGTGTCTGCTGGAGCGGCGAGTGACTTACCTCCAGCTCCTCGTCAACTGGGCCTGTAGCTTGGTTGGCAACTGGCTGGgggctctcttcgccgcctacTTTCTCTCCTATCTTCCAGGGGTGTTGCAAGGCCCTGACCATCTCAACTATTTGAAGGAGGTCGCCGCTCACAAAACAGGCCATAATTTTGGCGagtgcttcctcctcgccgtaGGGTGCAACACCTACGTCTGCCTCGCGGTCTGGTTCGTCATCGCGTcagacgacgccgccggcaAGATTATGTCCATGTG GTTTCCAATCGTTGCGTTCTGCGTCGCTGGATACGAGCACATTATCGCGAATTTCTACACGCTTCAGTGCGCGCTCATGCACGGAGTTGCTCCGGGGGTTGGCCTCGTCATTCTGAAGAACTTCATCCCGACTCTCTTGGGGAACATC GTCGGCGGCTGTGGCTTGGTAGGCGCAGTGTATTGGTACAATTTCTATCCGACCATGTGCGTTGTCCAAGAGACGGGACAGAATGTACCTCTGCCTGAGAACCCTACGTCAACATCGGCTGCGAAACAAGTTGTCGCAGATCTCTTTaaccgcgcagggcgcgaaGGGTCTGTAcctggcggctcgccgctaGCGACTCCTGCCAACGCAGGCGTGAATTCGACTGCCGGTGCAGCCTCCACCACTGGCCCCGTCACGACTTTTGGTGGGGCTCCTGGCGGCCAGCCAGCTCTATCTGGGGACGCATCCGGAGCCCACAACCCAAATTCCTTGTTCCTGCCTTCGGCAAATACCCCGAATGCAGCGGTTACATCGGGAGCCGCTCCGGCGGCCAGTTCGAGTTCTGGCGGAGCTTGGACGGCTGTAAcgagcggcggggcggcggcgaatcTAGTTGAGCCGAGTCTGTCCATCCCTACGACGGATGACTGCCTGTTTGTTCCCCGCGCCTCGTTTGGAGGCGAATACCACTCGCCTCCGAGACTGGGGATCCCGGGGTCGTCGAGACCACAAAAAAGTGCAGTTGGCTCCGGGGGCGCAGTCATGTGTCGGCTGCCAAGCCCAAGCCTACTAGATcagccgtctgcgtcgttgCTCCGTGACAGCTCCCTGCAAAATGAAGTCACTGCTGTCGAGCTGGTCGCTTCCTCGAAATCACCCAGTGGCCTAGGCCTGACTGCGGGGGAGAGTGAGAAAGACGCCACGGGGGACGATGAACAGTCGCTGCAAGAAGCAACAGCAGGTGGCGtccgagaaagagaggaaagcagaGGTCTGCTCGACGACGCGAACCCAACAATAACG CTGTCTATCCCGTGTCACAATTACCACCCCCACGTCCCcgaaggcgctggagcccaGGGAGCAAACTCACCACCTAGTGCGGAACTGGCCAgcggagacacgcagagTCCGAGTGCTGGGTGA
- a CDS encoding DHHC zinc finger domain-containing protein (encoded by transcript BESB_083510): MAAAAPVFETGVGGRGRKASQDKGHGSGERRGAATGVLSSASRKPVPSSACSSSSASPVAALPRDTAKEASPSSCPPYLHAASFRPVPASSPPSSPSSSSLHPRRAPHASVSASRRPPSLAEAAPPPAALRTSSRGRSLSSWGSSGDTSSPRSVSSSSTLREDAAPPVPAAAHALAPPSFYRRASRGFAAALPAFSSAPAHPTGFHLASLPSGFLWGRVRLGSLYVVYRSPSPGGLFLVVGPHWRFSVAMLGLMVAVCSTFLFVVGEHVQTTSTFLLVCGWLLCAASFFCFLCTVLKDPGIPFDDATPPYARASSARPAAAGNLAAARREESGGVELLCVRGGERGEDGFCAREGRGAARRQGEKELETGCTASPSSSSARLGGRSSVADLFDSESRHPSASAELPEALEGGQRVSPASRAGACTPGDVVPKVEEGESGLRVSPADDKKDAQEAERVPSSRFFFKEPLVGASPRGGSSEGGSFTTSRGARGRAYAASPGSETSSSWEATEEEAEVTDTEAEDSDDRGVDADAGCWQANRRGGGMHAWLSKSQRVKWTLRKKRHIFQSHRRAGEHVRDGYSRVGRRRGVSDEFHSEETCGSSEMLSSDDASGEEASSDPYGDVDPATAPARARAVPLAPFQRSRQLRMPLERRRRRVPVRASASGHAPLGPVWSSSRLSSSVPRSSAARRPFFCRVCQIYPAPGSLHCDDCQICIEGYDHHCPWTSKCVGRGNSLEFHLWVLFSLITIFYYGLTAAFIGKDDIARPDRAAEVADVRAGGLRGTPLGLEEAQQSVRGETFGSDERWRAASGDKKTSSS; the protein is encoded by the exons atggcggctgcggcgcctgtgtTCGAGACGGGTGtcggggggagagggagaaaggcCTCTCAAGACAAAGGCCACGGAAGCGGAGAAAGACGTGGTGCCGCAACAGGAGTcctttcctctgcttcgcgaaAACCAGTTCCTTCCTCTGCCTgttcttcgtcgtccgcctcgcccgtcgcGGCTCTCCCGCGCGACACCGCTAAGGAagcttctccttcgtcctGTCCCCCCTATCTTCACGCGGCTTCTTTTCGGCCTGttcctgcgtcttctcctccgtcttcgccctcttcgtcttcgctccatccccgccgcgctccgcatgcatctgtctcggcttcgcgccggccgccTTCGTTGGCGGaagccgccccgccccccgcggcaCTCCGAACGTCTTCTCGCGGTCGCTCTTTGTCCTCCTGGGGCTCCAGCGGAGACACTTCGAGCCCGCGCTCCGTCAGCTCCTCGTCCACTctccgcgaagacgccgctcCGCCTgtgcctgccgctgcgcacgcgctcgcCCCTCCGAGCTTCTACCGTCGAGCCTCGAGGGggttcgccgcggccttgcctgcgttttcgtctgcgccggcgcaccCGACAGGCTTCCACttggcgtcgctgccttcgggCTTCCTTTGGGGGCGGGTGCGCCTCGGCAGCTTGTACGTAGTCTACCGCAGCCCGTCGCCGGGAGGCCTCTTCTTGGTCGTCGGGCCTCACTGGCGGTTCTCCGTCGCCATGCTCGGCCTGATGGTG GCGGTCTGCTCCAcgtttctcttcgtcgtcggcgagcaCGTTCAGACGACGAGTACTTTCCTTCTTGTGTGCGGCTGGCTTCTGTGCGCAGCgagttttttctgctttctctgcACTGTTCTCAAAGATCCAGGGATTCCCTTCGATGACGCTACCCCCCCGTacgctcgcgcgtcgtctgctcgacctgcggcggctgggaatcttgccgcagcgcgccgcgaggaatCAGGAGGCGTGGAACTACTCTGCGtgagggggggagagagaggagaggacggcttctgcgcgcgggaaggcagaggcgcagcgagacgccagGGGGAGAAAGAGCTGGAGACCGGGTGCACAGCGTCGCCatcctcgtcctctgctcGTCTAGGCGGTCGCTCTTCGGTAGCCGACTTGTTTGATTCGGAGAGTCGCCATCCATCAGCCAGCGCCGAGCTACctgaggcgctggagggcggtcaacgcgtctcgcctgcctcgcgggcgggcgcatgcacgccCGGCGACGTAGTGCCGAAAgtggaagaaggcgaaagcgGACTGAGAGTCTCACCCGCTGACGATAAGAAGGATGCGCAGGAAGCCGAACGGGTTCCTTCCTCGCGTTTCTTTTTCAAGGAGCCTTtggtcggcgcctcgccacggggaggaagcagcgagggcggATCGTTTACCACTAGCCGAGGtgcgagggggagggcgtacgcggcctcgcctggtAGCGAAACGTCCTCAAGCTGGGAGGCgaccgaagaagaagcagaggtTACAGACACGGAGGCAGAAGATAGCGACGATAGAGGTGTTGATGCCGATGCTGGGTGCTGGCAAGCGAAtaggcgaggaggggggaTGCACGCGTGGCTGTCAAAGAGCCAGAGAGTGAAGTGGACTCtgcgaaagaagagacacaTTTTTCAAAGTCACCGTCGAGCAGGAGAGCACGTTCGCGACGGGTATTCACGTGtcggccgccgacgcggagttTCTGACGAGTTCCACTCCGAAGAGACTTGCGGCTCTTCAGAGATGCTGTCCTCGGATGACGCGTCGGGAGAAGAGGCTTCCTCAGATCCCTACGGAGACGTCGACCCCGCGACGGCTCCAGCGAGGGCTAGGGCCGTGCCTCTCGCTCCTTTCCAGCGGAGCAGGCAACTGCGGATGCCGCTggagcgtcgtcgccgccgagtgCCTGTACGTGCCTCGGCCTCTGGACACGCCCCCCTTGGTCCAGTGTGGTCGTCGTCACGGCTGTCCTCTTCAGTTCCTCGCtcgagcgctgcgcgccgtccgTTTTTCTGTCGCGTGTGCCAGATCTATCCTGCGCCGGGGTCTCTCCACTGCGACGACTGCCAAATTTGCATCGAGGGCTATGACCATCACTGTCCGTGGACAAGCAAGTGCGTCGGCCGCGGCAACTCGCTCGAGTTCCACCTCTGGGTGCTCTTTTCCCTGATCACGATCTTCTACTACGGACTGACCGCAGCCTTCATCGGGAAAGACGACATCGCCCGCCCTGACCGCGCGGCTGAGGTCGCCGACgtgcgcgccggaggcctcAGAGGAACGCCGCTGGGGCTTGAAGAGGCGCAACAAAGCGTGCGCGGAGAGACCTTCGGAAGCGACGAGCGGTGGCGAGCGGCCAGCGGAGACAAGAAAACCAGCAGCAGCTAG
- a CDS encoding transporter, major facilitator family protein (encoded by transcript BESB_083520) — protein MVLTRAQRAAAAGASAAARRRAPKNKSPQRPARGAQAEEVERVAPAADRQPPPPKKGEAGRKQPAARARAPLRTPRARGSADEGAKDAAVQKVKAQRRKANLEGQLQEDENGASQSGGPERRDDEADGGVASPSSNFWSMFSSGVPSKVAASSDVAKLNMNPPSSPRWDSSLSTRATLGGSSWRGSPSASFGLGEARSRGRDSRGADDSPSAGDDAAARTLRPRLLASSSSSLLPQAQGAGLPGAALSSACLSSWRRTASLFSTSFFSASLFSASRFPSSAAAAIARIQFQQLLVTFLCYASLYLTRKPFASARALLQHELGVTTADMGYIDTAFLLMYAITQLFLAAPAAARFADALKLFFVLVYSLSSFSCLFVALAPLPLLRLPLLLGLWALNGATQALVFPFTVSILRQWLNRLPGGGGGVFGLWSTCQQVGSMGASYLTAEILSSLSSSPLLYLLPEPRAAWRLTFLIPAVFVFLAGLLLSGCLVEQPAALIAQLEREEQNRALAAEESSPLPRASSGETARPSTGVCEAAKPAVRSRGVISRSTPRGGSASAGQLLWRAAKVPGVGESAAAYFCMKLVRYLLINWLPLFLQAHLLLSPMQATLGAILFEAGGVAGAVLVGFLSDRLFAGRRFVVVAPLCVLAAGCAWLLSCGDGSDAKAEALGELSLRLRGLLFLLGACVAGPDSVLGGMGAAEICAEALATRPQKTQRRADTPKDARGEEEEENRDEAVDTSAETDTASKAAGETEQGTQQLIATASCFVNGSGSVGSILQGTLTPLIISLYGWHGVVLALSSFCGGAAVALLPLLARDISKARNRPQELL, from the exons atGGTGCTGACGCGagcccagcgcgccgccgccgcgggcgccagcgcggcggcgcgccggcgcgccccgAAGAACAagtctccgcagcggccggcgcgtggcgcgcaggcggaagaggtcgagcgcgtcgcgccggccgcggacaggcagccgccccctccgaagaaaggcgaggcgggaagaaagcagcccgccgcgcgcgcgagagcgcctcTGAggactccgcgcgcgcgaggcagcgcagacgaaggcgcgaaggacgcggcggTGCAGAAGGTGAAGGCCCAGAGGCGAAAAGCGAATCTGGAGGGACAGCTGCAGGAGGACGAGaacggcgcctcgcagagtGGCGGCCCGGAGAGAAGGGATGAcgaagcagacggcggcgtggCGTCTCCCTCAAGCAACTTCTGGTCTATGTTCTCGTCGGGCGTGCCTTCCAAggtcgcggcgagcagcgacgTCGCCAAGCTCAACATGAAtccgccgtcctctccgcgctggGACTCCTCCCTTTCCACGCGAGCCACCCTTGGGGGGTCCTcctggcgcggctcgccgtcggcgtctttTGGCCTGGGCGAAGCACGCTCCCGCGGAAGAGAcagccgaggcgcagacgacagcccctccgcgggcgatgacgccgctgcgcgtaCCCTCcgaccgcgtctcctcgcctcgtcgtcctcctctcttctcccgcaggcgcagggcgcagGGCTTCCCGGTGCCGCTCTGTCGTCTGCATGCCTCTCGAGCTGGCGCCGCACCGCGTCACTCTTCTCTActtccttcttttccgcttcgctcttctccgcgtcgcgctttccgtcctcggccgccgcggcgattGCGCGCATCCAGTTCCAGCAGCTCTTAGTGACTTTCCTCTGCTACGCGTCGCTCTACTTGACGCGCAAGCCGTttgcgtccgcgcgcgcgttgctTCAGCACGAGCTTGGCGTCACCACAGCCGACATGGGCTACATTGAcaccgccttcctcctcatGTACGCCATCACGCAGCTCTttctggcggcgcccgccgcggcacggttcgccgacgccctcaagctcttcttcgttctcgtCTACTCCCTCTCCAGcttctcctgtctcttcgtcgccctcgcgccgctccctctccttcgcctcccccttctcctcggcctctGGGCGCTGAacggcgcgacgcaggcccTCGTCTTCCCCTTCACTGTCTCGATTCTGCGGCAGTGGCTGAATCGCCTccccggaggcggcggcggcgtcttcg GGCTCTGGTCGACTTGTCAGCAAGTCGGGAGCATGGGCGCGTCGTATCTGACGGCTGAgattctctcctcgctctcctcttctccgctgctctATCTGCTCCccgagccgcgggcggcctgGCGCCTCACGTTTCTCATTCCCGCAGTGtttgtcttcctcgccggcctcctcctctccggcTGCTTGGTAGAGCAGCCGGCCGCCCTGATCGCGCAGCTGGAGCGCGAAGAACAAaaccgcgcgctcgccgcggaggagtcCAGCCcgctcccgcgcgcctcatCAGGCGAGACGGCTAGACCCTCAACAGGCGTTTGCGAAGCGGCCAAACCGGCAGTCAGGTCGCGCGGCGTCATTTCCCGCAgcacgccgcgaggaggaagcgcctcGGCAGGGCAGCTGCTGTGGCGCGCAGCCAAAGTGCCCGGCGTCGGGgagtccgcggccgcgtacTTTTGTATGAAACTCGTTCGCTACCTTCTCATCAACTGGCTTCCGCTCTTCCTTCAAGCGcatcttctcctctcgcctaTGCAAGCTA CGCTAGGGGCGATTCTATTCGAGGCCGGCGGGGTCGCAGGGGCCGTCCTTGTCGG tTTCCTCTCCGACCGTCTCTTCGCGGGGcgccgcttcgtcgtcgtcgctccgcTGTGCGTGCTCGCGGCAGGCTGTGCGTGGCTGCTGTCTTGCGGCGATggaagcgacgcgaaggccgaggcgctcggcgagctctcgcttcgtctccgcggcctcctcttcctcctcggcgcctgcgtcgcaggCCCAGACAGTGTGCTGGGGGGCatgggcgccgccgagatatgcgcagaggcgctcgcgacgcggccgcagaagacgcagcgcagGGCGGACACGCcgaaagacgcgcgaggcgaggaggaagaagagaaccgCGATGAGGCGGTGGACACGAGCGCAGAAACAGACACGGCAAGCAAGGCAGCAGGCGAAACCGAGCAAGGAACGCAGCAGCTGATTGCGACAGCGTCGT GCTTTGTCaacggcagcggcagcgtcggCTCGATTCTGCAGGGAACGCTCACTCCTCTGATCATTTCTCTTTACGG GTGGCATGGCGTCGTTCTGGCCCTGAGTAgcttctgcggaggcgcggcggtcgcgcttcttcctcttctcgcgcgggaCATCTCGAAGGCAAGAAATCGTCCACAAGAACTGCTTTGA
- a CDS encoding MaoC family domain-containing protein (encoded by transcript BESB_083530), with protein MRATTSLQTCSTHLNIWAFSNSTRNASAARIAANVGIWSSAKHPYPWLTAPSGVCVFFPSFFAPRQVIREKCIGFVLGENRSSYTQRDCIIYALGVGCSQDPLNDTELPYTYEQHADNFRIIPSIATTFPAFERLMEGLEKCPGLPDFNPMMLLHGQQKVMLCQPLEDTIPNLVTRAVIKDVEDKKSGAVITIDCDSTCEKTGTLICRNECKLFIRGIGNFSSEGKSEKTSKEEPKARLRTQRSSVSFQGAPAYTFTVKTPENLALIYRLSGDTNPLHADKQMAALGGFKRPILHGLCTFGIATRAIIHALLENDPTRVLSVSGRFSAAVTPGDELGVQMWPRKGASSESGGDEILFNVINKTKDDQVCLEQGVLIVRNPGVHVSRL; from the exons ATGCGAGCTACGACCAGCCTACAAACGTGCAGCACGCACCTGAATATCTGGGCGTTCTCAAATTCCACGAGGaacgcctctgctgcgagaATTGCTGCTAATGTGGGAATTTGGTCGAGCGCAAAACACCCCTACCCTTGGCT CACCGCGCCTAGTGGAGTCTGCGTGTTCTTTCCTTCCTTTTTTGCACCGCGTCAGGTCATTCGGGAGAAATGCATAGGCTTCGTCCTAGGCGAAAACAGGAGCTCCTACACGCAGAGGGACTGCATCATCTACGCCCTGGGAGTCGGGTGCAGTCAG GATCCCCTTAACGACACAGAACTCCCCTACACGTACGAGCAGCATGCAGACAACTTCAGGATCATCCCGTCCATTGCGACGACGTTCCCTGCCTTTGAGCGTTTAATGGAAGGCCTTGAAAAATGCCCGG GGTTGCCCGACTTCAATCCAATGATGCTGCTGCACGGTCAGCAGAAAGTGATGCTCTGCCAGCCTCTTGAAGACACGATTCCGAACTTAGTCACCCGTGCGGTGATCAAAGACGTAGAAGATAAAAAG TCCGGCGCGGTGATCACAATAGACTGCGACAGCACCTGCGAGAAGACGGGCACTCTCATCTGCCGCAACGAATGCAAGTTGTTCATCCGCGGAATCG gGAACTTCTCTTCGGAAGGGAAATCCGAGAAAACTTCAAAAGAGGAACCGAAGGCGCGCCTCAGAACCCAGCGCTCAAGTGTTTCTTTCCAGGGTGCCCCTGCTTACACCTTCACAGTTAAGACGCCTGAAAACCTCGCTCTCATCTACCGTCTCAGTGGCGACACAAATCCGCTTCAT GCAGACAAGCAGATGGCAGCGCTTGGTGGATTCAAGCGTCCCATACTTCACGGCCTCTGCACCTTCGGCATCGCGACCCGTG CGATTATTCACGCCCTGCTAGAGAACGACCCGACCCGCGTTCTGTCTGTTTCGGGGCGCTTCAGCGCTGCCGTGACCCCTGGCGACGAACTCGGCGTGCAGATGTGGCCGCGAAAAGGCGCATCTTCTGAATCGGGCGGGGACGAGATTCTCTTCAACGTCATCAACAAAACCAAAGACGACCAAGTCTGCCTCGAGCAGGGCGTTCTGATTGTCAGGAATCCTGGCGTGCACGTGTCCAGGCTGTGA
- a CDS encoding hypothetical protein (encoded by transcript BESB_083540), whose amino-acid sequence MARDRADEVELSGRAAASLDAEENTLHTAGGDNAEADEEQKQLEKILSNMRRISNLYSEAELLRAVEDYVLDCLTHLGYSEHRVFSNIRLCLASIACCVGAYASFFVPLPIDSIQLKVAIGAFFGALLLLLCVETFFVKNAIACFKTKQGVPFFVDCHVDRATNDLVLAVRQKDACLSTASSVGRFFDEKGYLLIDTLYAELRKLLNDFEQGVTDETKKKPAKRGKRSK is encoded by the exons AtggcgagagacagagccgACGAGGTTGAGTtgagcggccgcgccgccgcctccttggATGCGGAGGAAAACACTCTCCACACAGCAGGGGGAGACAACGCTGAGGCGGATGAAGAACAGAAGCAACTCGAAAAGATCCTCTCCAACATGC GCCGGATTTCGAATCTCTACAGCGAGGCTGAGCTTCTGCGCGCGGTGGAGGACTACGTCTTGGAT TGCCTCACTCACTTGGGCTACAGCGAACACCGCGTCTTCTCTAACATTCGCTTGTGTCTGGCGTCGATCGCCTGCTGCGTTGGCGCCTACGCGTCGTTCTTCGTTCCCCTGCCGATTGACAGCATCCAACTCAAGGTCGCGATT GGTGCGTTCTTCGGCGctctgctccttctcctctgtgtcGAGACCTTCTTCGTGAAGAACGCGATTGCCTGCTTCAAGACGAAGCAG GGAGTTCCATTCTTCGTCGACTGCCACGTAGACCGCGCCACGAACGACCTTGTTCTCGCAGTCCGCCAGAAAGACGCTTGCCTCTCAACCGCCTCCAGCGTCGGGCGCTTCTTTGACGAGAAGGG GTATCTGTTGATTGACACGCTGTACGCGGAGCTTCGAAAGCTCCTGAACGACTTCGAGCAAGGCGTCACTgacgagacgaagaagaagcccgCGAAGCGTGGCAAGCGAAGCAAATAA
- a CDS encoding hypothetical protein (encoded by transcript BESB_083550), producing MPLASLVRAAPSLCELDWTYNRLGDTGIRILAEHRLRFCTSLEVHILNDSRVSSAGAEAHLDALAAADEGADDEEELGYYEGQHPENTSIVMQGYTQDQDAQEVLGPEGRAAI from the exons ATGCCGTTGGCCAGCCTCGTCcgtgctgcgccttcgctgtgTGAACTGGATTGGACGTATAACCGTCTGGGCGATACTGGAATTCGGATACTAGCGGAGCACCGCCTGCGCTTCTGCACCAGCCTCGAAGTGCATATTCTCAATGACAgccgcgtctcttctgccggcgcggaggcccaCCTCGATGCTCTTGCCGCTGCCGATGAAGGGGCAGATGACGAGGAAGAGTTAGGTTATTATGAGGGACAACACCCGGAGAATACGAGCATAGTTAT GCAAGGTTATACGCAGGATCAGGACGCGCAAGAAGTGCTCGGACCGGAAGGCAGGGCTGCCATATAA